The Streptomyces sp. NBC_01275 genome has a segment encoding these proteins:
- a CDS encoding carboxylesterase/lipase family protein, which yields MTVAAGGSSESSEWSGSRPEVRVAAGALRGSREAGLAVFRGIPFAEPPVGALRFAAPRPARRWDGVREAVSYGPPPPQAGAFGMDALARDAAGDDWLTVNVWSPEPQRHPHPRPNRHADSAPVSDPDPDPVSDPDPVSDPDPVSGPDPVSGPDSGLPVMVWIHGGAYSIGMSSLPEYDGARLARDGGVVVVTFNYRVGIEGFAQIEGAPANRGLLDQVAALEWVRDNIRAFGGDPDRVTVFGESAGGGSVAALLAIPRAAGLFRRAIAQSVQGTFFSPALAADIAAACAAELGLRPTAADLSTVAPARLSAAGDAVAAKTAQWAERWGRPAHRSIPFSPVVDGDLLPVTPWQALADGAGRDIELVVGHTREEQRLFTVIEGLLGQVTEELAATALEVFAPGPDGARRYRAGFPDAGPDELYELVHSDWAFRMPSLHLAEAQIAGGGRAHLYELTWPAPGMGGVFGACHGLDVPLVFGNLSAGQPAVLIGGDPSPEAEALSARMRAAWTAFAAHGDPGWPAYDTGRRLAQLFDTRPTVTAYPEATSRLLWQDHPFPVLPLLGP from the coding sequence ATGACCGTTGCCGCGGGTGGGTCGTCCGAGTCGTCCGAGTGGTCCGGGTCGCGGCCCGAGGTCCGGGTGGCCGCCGGGGCACTGCGCGGCAGCAGGGAGGCGGGTCTGGCCGTCTTCCGCGGCATCCCCTTCGCCGAACCGCCCGTCGGCGCGCTGCGCTTCGCCGCACCACGGCCGGCGCGCCGCTGGGACGGGGTGCGGGAGGCCGTGTCGTACGGTCCGCCGCCCCCGCAGGCCGGCGCCTTCGGCATGGACGCGCTGGCGCGGGACGCGGCGGGCGACGACTGGCTGACGGTCAACGTCTGGTCGCCCGAGCCGCAGCGACACCCGCACCCGCGCCCGAACCGGCACGCGGACTCAGCACCGGTCTCGGACCCGGACCCGGACCCGGTCTCGGACCCGGACCCGGTCTCGGACCCGGACCCGGTCTCGGGCCCGGACCCGGTCTCGGGCCCGGACTCAGGGCTTCCGGTCATGGTGTGGATCCACGGCGGGGCCTACTCGATCGGCATGTCCAGCCTCCCCGAATACGACGGCGCCCGTCTCGCGCGGGACGGCGGGGTCGTCGTGGTGACGTTCAACTACCGCGTCGGCATAGAGGGCTTCGCGCAGATCGAGGGCGCGCCCGCCAACCGGGGCCTGCTCGACCAGGTCGCGGCTCTGGAGTGGGTGCGCGACAACATCCGGGCCTTCGGCGGCGACCCGGACCGCGTCACCGTCTTCGGGGAGTCGGCGGGCGGCGGCTCGGTCGCCGCGCTGCTGGCGATACCGCGCGCGGCCGGGCTGTTCCGGCGGGCGATCGCGCAGAGCGTGCAGGGTACGTTCTTCTCCCCGGCGCTCGCCGCCGACATCGCCGCCGCCTGCGCCGCCGAGCTGGGACTGCGGCCCACGGCGGCCGACCTGTCCACCGTGGCCCCGGCCCGACTGTCCGCCGCCGGTGACGCGGTCGCCGCCAAGACGGCCCAGTGGGCGGAGCGTTGGGGCCGGCCCGCGCACCGGTCGATCCCGTTCTCGCCCGTCGTCGACGGTGATCTTCTCCCGGTCACCCCCTGGCAGGCCCTGGCCGACGGTGCGGGCCGGGACATCGAGCTCGTCGTCGGCCACACCCGCGAGGAACAGCGACTCTTCACCGTGATCGAGGGCCTGCTCGGGCAGGTGACGGAGGAACTCGCGGCGACCGCCCTGGAGGTCTTCGCCCCCGGCCCGGACGGTGCACGCCGTTACCGTGCCGGCTTCCCGGACGCGGGCCCGGACGAGCTGTACGAACTGGTCCACTCGGACTGGGCGTTCCGCATGCCGAGCCTGCACCTGGCCGAGGCGCAGATCGCCGGCGGCGGCCGGGCCCACCTCTACGAGCTGACCTGGCCCGCCCCCGGCATGGGAGGCGTGTTCGGCGCCTGCCACGGCCTCGACGTGCCGCTCGTCTTCGGCAACCTGAGCGCCGGTCAGCCCGCCGTGCTGATCGGCGGAGATCCCTCCCCGGAGGCGGAGGCGCTGTCCGCCCGGATGCGCGCCGCGTGGACGGCGTTCGCCGCCCACGGCGACCCCGGCTGGCCCGCGTACGACACCGGCCGACGCCTCGCGCAGCTCTTCGACACCCGGCCGACCGTCACCGCCTACCCGGAAGCGACCTCCCGTCTGCTCTGGCAGGACCACCCCTTTCCCGTGCTGCCGCTGCTCGGCCCGTAG